The Carassius gibelio isolate Cgi1373 ecotype wild population from Czech Republic chromosome B22, carGib1.2-hapl.c, whole genome shotgun sequence genome window below encodes:
- the LOC127988021 gene encoding histo-blood group ABO system transferase, whose translation MLLRQNFIIILVFFGMVLSGFIYLNNNQCRCHQKITEQGIINGGTGATVDPRKLTCNQQITEKGITNLKWKQNTFGLRSSPGLLYNQPSALVGSRTDVASVSPWSAPIVWEGTFDSTLIDSIYKQQNLTIATTAFALGKYVRFVKDFLESAEQHYFVGFRVHYYLFTDQPELVPEVKMGENRSLTVLKVQSLKRWQDISMSRMEKLEKLIESELASEANYIFCLDIDTKFYGRWGVESLGRLVGVIHPWLYDTSRDKFTYERSPKSQAYIPAGEGDYYYAGGAFGGSLEDVYHLTKTCREKMSIDAANSIEAVWQEESHLNKYFLLNKPSKLLSPEYMWRDINERAAQIKIVRFTNVPKNYAEIRPNP comes from the exons ATGCTGCTCCGTCAGAATTTTATCATCATTCTAGTGTTCTTTGGGATGGTATTGAGTGG GTTCATTTACCTGAACAATAACCAGTGCAG atGCCATCAGAAGATAACAGAACAAGGCATCATCAA TGGTGGCACCGGCGCGACCGTCGACCCCAGGAAGTTAACATGCAATCAGCAGATAACAGAAAAAGGCATCACCAA CCTAAAATGGAAGCAAAATACATTTGGATTGCGCTCATCACCAGG GTTGTTGTACAACCAGCCGAGTGCGTTGGTAGG aagtcgGACAGATGTTGCTTCTGTGTCACCATGGTCAGCTCCAATCGTTTGGGAGGGAACCTTTGACTCCACACTGATCGACTCGATCTACAAACAACAGAATCTCACCATCGCAACCACTGCCTTCGCTTTGGGAAA ATACGTTCGTTTTGTCAAAGATTTTCTGGAGTCAGCTGAGCAGCATTACTTTGTTGGATTTCGAGTGCATTACTACTTGTTTACAGATCAACCAGAATTAGTTCCTGAAGTGAAGATGGGTGAAAACCGTAGTCTGACAGTTCTAAAGGTTCAGAGTTTGAAAAGATGGCAGGACATCAGTATGAGCAGGATGGAAAAACTGGAGAAACTGATAGAGAGTGAACTGGCCAGTGAGGCCAACTATATCTTCTGCCTGGACATAGATACCAAGTTCTATGGCCGTTGGGGTGTGGAGTCTTTGGGTCGTCTGGTAGGCGTGATACATCCTTGGCTCTATGATACTTCAAGGGATAAATTCACATATGAGCGCAGTCCAAAGTCTCAAGCATACATTCCAGCTGGGGAAGGTGATTATTATTACGCTGGAGGTGCATTTGGTGGTTCATTGGAGGATGTATATCATCTCACAAAAACCTGCAGGGAGAAGATGAGCATTGATGCTGCAAACTCCATTGAGGCGGTATGGCAAGAGGAGTCCCACTTGAACAAGTATTTCCTTTTGAACAAACCTAGTAAACTGCTCTCTCCTGAATATATGTGGCGGGACATCAATGAAAGAGCAGCCCAAATAAAAATTGTTCGCTTCACTAATGTACCTAAAAACTATGCTGAAATTCGTCCAAACCCGTAG